The DNA window GACAAGCAGGTGAGAATGTCACAATGTCAACATTGACGCATCAAGCGAAGCACTTTGGAGCACTTTGGCGCCCACACCTTGCTTGGTTCTGACACTTGCATCTGCGTCTCCGGTGGCGCTCTTATCACCATGAGCAGCTGATCTGGGGAATCAAACGATCTCTTCAAGTCCTGGCAGCGTACGTACCCCCACGTGCTGGACGGAGCCGTTAAGGAATATAGTGCACAAACAGCTGTGTACAGAATCAATATAATATCGGATGAATCAATATCAAAACTTCTTCGTGGACATTTTATGCATATAAATTGTTGCTATGTAAAGCTTGATAACATGACTAACGATGTTACAAATAAGAGTTGTTGTAGGATTAAATCATATCTATGAATTAACGTTGCCCGTGTCACATCCTAAGAGGATAAATGGGTCAATTTCCAATGAgcactattattattatcactgTTCTGATGGATGATGATCAATTAGTCCCAGTAAAAGGATATTTCTTGTTTTGTGGGTCCTCTGTGAGCAGTCGCAGCTGGAGGCTGCATTTGGAGATGAGTTGGtcgagctgctcctcagcttcgGTGAGATCACACACCTCCTTCTGTAACTCCTTATGGCGGCTGACCAGAGCCGTATCCACCCGATTTCCTctgcaggagaagaaaacagaaaggtTTTTATAGAGGTGGTTTTAAAGGATTTAAGGATCTTTCATAGGAAGACAAATaccatcaataaaataaaaacagtcttCTTTTACTCACAGCCactgaatgttgttttttgACTTCTTGGAAATGAGGTGGATTCCCTCTAAGACATTGGTTATGTCATATATGCGTCTTTTCTGGACATCCAGGACTTGTGACGCCCAGTTCAGATCCACCACTCCATCAGCcgactgggagagcagattcAGAAAACGCTTGGTGGTGAGGTTCAAGGAGGTGTCGTAACGCGACTTCTCTGTTGTGTTCCGAGGAACTGGATGGATGAGAAAACAACACAGTTAACTTCTCTCTCCAGGAGTGACTCATGCAATAATCCAGGCTCCCAGTCGAGCCTGTTCAGATGGCGAAGAAGGTGTACTTGAATGAACATACAACTGAACATTCTTAGCTCTCCTGATCAAAGTTACAGAAGTTGGAACAGGCGGATCTCATATTGTTCTTTGAATCTGCGTAGGATTCTGAACCTGGTCCACGGTGGGTTATTTGATGTATGACATTGTTTCAGTGcatattttcatctttttttttgtttgtggtCTGGTGTTTAAGgagcaaaaaacacacaaattcagaattttgttattttttttctaaatacaGACATGGAATAGAATTATAGGGATCCCATCACATCTCTCAATAGGTTTTACAGACAGCCATTGCTAGCAGAAAATACAGCAGTGAATGGACATTTGGTTTAAAAGACAGGTTGCGATTATTTGTGAGcctctttaaataaatgtaaaatgcaaaaaaacatCCTGTCCATTACATGTTACACGTTACATGCAACATCaaccatttctgtgtgtgtacctctgGGAGGGGCAGGTGTAGAAGGAGCCTGTCCAATACATGGTCGTGTAGTGCTGACATACTGATGATCACTATCCAAGTCCAACTTCCTCTTTACCTAAACAAATGGAGATAGTTGTACAAGGAATCAAGAAAGGAGCTTAGTTATGCCCCATGTGCTAATAAAAGcactcaatagagaaggggaaATCAATCCACTGCTGATCCCACTGAAAAGCAACAGTTGATTGGACTTCGCCCTAAATAAGAGATGTTGGCCAGTAATCACTCCTCTTATCTACCATTTCAGTTTCACTTTACATTGTTAGGTGAAAGTGAAAGGGTAGAGATCACCAATTTATCACCAATTTCTCACCGGAGGTCTTCCGAGGGCAGGTCGTCGCTTGTCGTGGAGTCCCACATCGGCTGGGCCCTGTGGTGTGGCAAACAACAGGATCTCCCCTGTGCTTGTAGGGGCAGATCCAGGGTGGAGTCCCTCATTGC is part of the Takifugu flavidus isolate HTHZ2018 chromosome 8, ASM371156v2, whole genome shotgun sequence genome and encodes:
- the e2f1 gene encoding transcription factor E2F1, whose protein sequence is MSETLITGQTSEDLLADFETLLNSGSIDLSQDHQIVIITSPSNEGLHPGSAPTSTGEILLFATPQGPADVGLHDKRRPALGRPPVKRKLDLDSDHQYVSTTRPCIGQAPSTPAPPRVPRNTTEKSRYDTSLNLTTKRFLNLLSQSADGVVDLNWASQVLDVQKRRIYDITNVLEGIHLISKKSKNNIQWLGNRVDTALVSRHKELQKEVCDLTEAEEQLDQLISKCSLQLRLLTEDPQNKKWGYVRCQDLKRSFDSPDQLLMVIRAPPETQMQVSEPSKGFEMSLKSTQGPIDVFLCPEDSSGACSPVSGSSPTKTNTEPSLVPPVAQPTDQSTASGSTATLQASSSSPASTSSTVTAASQQETSSLVVGSDSESLLGGDPFALSDMPDFDLSPLSAADFLNGEGFSLPLDGFINLSPPHSHDYHFGLEDHEGISELFDCDFGDLTHVLGDG